From the Clostridium putrefaciens genome, one window contains:
- a CDS encoding sensor domain-containing protein, producing the protein MSINLECMRMSFISAYLVLNMILAIMVHYNIRLREHKAAINKELMNLNKEDNTLKEELSEVNTIITTLEDAIICSKLDGTIIRWNEGARGIYGYTKEEAIGRNISIISKDKYVKEIEWLSMEIKGGKVIKGYETERYRKDNKKINVSLTLSPIKDNEGNVIYIAGIDRDITEIVNQRSILKRSYDELSTVYNQLSIKEEELRYQIHELKDSEIALKTSEERFKLALDGANDAIWELDLVEDSLFISDKWEGISGNKFTNQTNSVKYMYRYVHPDDVRRVVKDLKDHILGKKDTYESEFRIKTSDGSYKWVNNRGKVLKNSSGISLKVAGSITDIDEKRKYQEKIKFLAYYDTLTSLPNRFFLREELDKIIEESNRDNKRFALISIDIDNFKMINDILSHDFGDEVIKNVSYIIKQRIPEDSIMSRTGGDEFIVLIKDVTSIKSVTDICEGLLKTFKEAIEIRETRVYTGISIGICMYPHHATTSKDLFTNSDAALYESKKNGRNQSTMFNTKMSKEAIRRGEIERQLRGALDKDEFMVYYQPQLDIKTRKIDGYEALIRWHNEELGWVSPGEFIPVAEEAGLISLIGQWVIKEVCRQIRCWKDKNLKISTIAVNISSIQFHDNGFIENILHTLEQGDLSPSDLEIEITESVLMNFYEKNISLLNTLKNLNFSLALDDFGTGYSSLSYLSVMPINKLKIDKSFIDFIENSEKDKSIVEGIIKLSHNMGIKVVAEGVEEDNQLKLLEEMNCDKIQGYLFSKPLSSEDAEKLMTTYERC; encoded by the coding sequence ATGAGCATCAATTTAGAATGCATGAGAATGTCATTTATAAGTGCATACTTAGTTTTGAATATGATTTTGGCTATTATGGTACATTATAACATAAGGTTAAGAGAGCATAAAGCTGCAATTAATAAAGAATTAATGAATTTAAACAAAGAAGATAACACCTTAAAGGAAGAGTTAAGTGAGGTGAATACAATAATAACAACATTAGAAGATGCTATTATATGTAGTAAATTAGATGGTACTATAATTAGATGGAACGAAGGGGCTAGAGGTATTTATGGATATACAAAAGAAGAAGCTATAGGTAGAAACATATCCATTATAAGTAAAGATAAATATGTTAAAGAAATTGAATGGTTATCTATGGAGATAAAAGGTGGAAAGGTTATCAAAGGCTATGAAACTGAAAGATATAGGAAGGACAATAAAAAGATTAATGTATCGTTAACATTGTCCCCTATAAAAGACAATGAAGGAAATGTAATTTATATAGCTGGTATAGATAGGGATATAACTGAAATAGTAAATCAAAGGTCAATCCTTAAAAGAAGCTATGACGAGCTATCTACTGTGTATAATCAGCTATCAATAAAAGAAGAGGAATTAAGATATCAGATACATGAATTAAAAGATAGTGAGATAGCTTTAAAGACTAGTGAGGAAAGATTTAAGCTAGCATTAGATGGTGCTAATGATGCTATATGGGAGTTGGACTTAGTAGAAGATTCACTTTTTATATCTGATAAGTGGGAAGGCATATCAGGAAATAAGTTTACGAATCAAACTAATAGCGTTAAATATATGTATAGGTATGTGCATCCCGACGATGTGCGAAGGGTTGTAAAAGATTTGAAAGATCATATTTTAGGTAAAAAGGATACTTATGAAAGCGAGTTTAGAATAAAAACTAGTGATGGAAGTTATAAATGGGTAAACAATAGGGGCAAGGTATTAAAAAATTCATCAGGGATATCTTTAAAGGTGGCTGGATCCATTACAGATATAGATGAAAAGAGGAAGTACCAAGAAAAAATAAAGTTTTTAGCTTACTATGATACGTTGACAAGTTTACCTAATAGATTTTTCCTTAGGGAGGAACTAGATAAGATTATAGAAGAGAGTAATAGAGATAATAAAAGGTTCGCCCTTATATCTATAGATATAGATAATTTTAAGATGATAAATGATATATTGAGTCATGACTTTGGTGATGAGGTAATAAAGAATGTATCTTATATAATAAAACAAAGAATACCAGAAGATTCTATTATGAGCAGGACTGGTGGAGACGAATTTATAGTATTAATAAAAGATGTCACAAGTATTAAATCAGTTACTGATATTTGTGAGGGGCTTTTAAAAACATTTAAAGAAGCAATAGAAATAAGAGAGACTAGAGTCTATACAGGAATAAGCATTGGTATATGTATGTACCCACATCATGCAACTACATCTAAAGATTTATTTACGAATTCTGATGCTGCACTTTATGAATCAAAGAAAAATGGAAGAAATCAAAGTACAATGTTCAACACAAAGATGTCAAAGGAGGCGATAAGAAGAGGTGAGATAGAAAGGCAATTAAGAGGAGCACTTGATAAAGATGAATTTATGGTTTACTATCAACCACAATTGGATATTAAAACTAGAAAGATTGATGGATATGAGGCACTGATTAGGTGGCATAACGAAGAGCTTGGATGGGTATCACCTGGTGAATTTATTCCAGTAGCTGAGGAGGCGGGACTTATATCACTTATAGGGCAATGGGTAATTAAAGAGGTGTGTAGGCAGATAAGATGCTGGAAAGATAAGAACCTAAAGATTTCAACTATAGCTGTAAATATATCATCAATACAGTTTCATGATAATGGGTTTATAGAAAATATATTACATACATTAGAACAAGGAGATTTATCACCAAGTGATTTAGAAATAGAGATAACAGAAAGCGTACTTATGAACTTTTATGAAAAAAACATTTCTTTATTAAATACATTAAAAAATTTAAATTTTAGTTTAGCATTAGACGATTTTGGAACAGGGTACTCATCATTAAGTTATTTAAGCGTTATGCCTATAAATAAACTAAAAATAGATAAATCCTTTATAGACTTCATAGAAAACAGTGAAAAGGACAAGTCCATAGTGGAAGGCATAATAAAACTTTCCCACAACATGGGTATTAAGGTTGTAGCAGAAGGAGTGGAAGAGGACAACCAATTAAAGTTATTAGAAGAGATGAATTGTGATAAAATACAAGGATATCTTTTTAGTAAACCGTTATCCTCAGAGGATGCAGAAAAGCTTATGACCACTTATGAAAGATGTTAA
- a CDS encoding LCP family protein gives MSSKSNNKNGQTAPISSSEIRKGSNRNTIKRNKIRRKKRRIITCTFIFILLFLIGFGTFYVSNLLSKVKTNVISKDVDDLGIHSDVSSSFTDPDIINIALFGLDKTSNDELGRSDATMVVTIDKKNDKLKMSSIMRDSYVDIDGHGKDKLNHAHAFGGPQLAIKTINKNYKLNIKDYVSVNFSNMEKLIDALGGVNVDVKREEVNEINITTVGSPTSISRPGLQKLNGKQALAYSRIRHVGNGDFERTDRQRVVLNSMFEIIKTSGASQYPSIVAKLLPLVETSLSKTDIIKLGTGVLMDGKINIEQERFPVDGYFKDGGEIIKDVWYLPFDSKVTIKQMQDYIFNDIKPQPKTN, from the coding sequence ATGTCTAGTAAGTCTAATAATAAAAATGGACAAACCGCTCCAATTTCTAGTTCTGAAATAAGAAAAGGGTCTAATCGAAATACTATAAAAAGAAATAAGATTCGTAGAAAAAAACGAAGGATTATAACTTGTACCTTTATATTCATATTGCTATTTCTAATAGGATTTGGTACTTTTTATGTTTCCAACTTATTAAGTAAGGTAAAAACCAATGTAATTTCTAAAGATGTTGATGATTTAGGTATACACTCTGATGTATCTAGCTCTTTTACTGACCCTGATATTATTAACATTGCCTTATTTGGCCTTGATAAGACTTCAAATGATGAGCTTGGTCGTTCTGACGCTACTATGGTAGTTACCATAGACAAAAAGAATGATAAGTTAAAAATGAGTTCTATAATGAGGGATAGCTATGTAGATATCGATGGTCATGGAAAGGATAAACTTAATCATGCCCATGCTTTTGGTGGTCCACAGCTGGCTATTAAAACAATAAACAAGAATTATAAGCTTAATATTAAAGATTATGTCTCTGTAAACTTTTCTAACATGGAAAAGCTTATAGATGCCTTAGGCGGAGTAAATGTAGATGTTAAAAGAGAAGAAGTTAATGAAATAAATATTACTACTGTAGGTTCACCTACTTCTATTTCACGACCTGGTCTTCAAAAATTAAATGGTAAACAAGCTTTAGCCTATAGTAGAATACGTCATGTCGGTAATGGTGACTTTGAGAGAACTGATAGACAAAGAGTTGTTTTGAATTCTATGTTTGAAATCATAAAGACTTCAGGTGCATCACAATATCCTTCCATTGTTGCAAAATTGCTACCTTTAGTTGAAACTAGTTTGTCTAAAACAGATATAATCAAACTTGGTACAGGCGTATTGATGGATGGAAAGATTAACATAGAACAGGAAAGGTTTCCTGTGGATGGGTACTTTAAAGATGGTGGAGAAATAATAAAAGATGTTTGGTATTTGCCTTTTGATAGCAAGGTTACAATAAAACAAATGCAAGATTATATATTTAATGACATTAAGCCACAACCCAAAACCAACTAA
- a CDS encoding N-acetylmuramoyl-L-alanine amidase translates to MKKKCLLVYMFLICFISSALLPVKVVQASPDISHFEDMDILSKNEITLKDMQDWARKANATETFINLAPMYVKLAPIHGNVNPVIAYAQAAKETAYGRFTGVLNEAFFNPCGIKIAQGGDDKDPLAHSKFNSWEEGVSAHLDHLALYAGAASYPKKHTFDPRHFEIIRGKATLIKDLGGKWAPSESYGLEVAALVKEISKGTKSLEPKVIKPEVVKDIKPAVPEVIKPEVAKDVKPAVPEVIKPEVVKDIKPAVPEAIKPEAAKDIKPAVPEAIKPAVAQVVTKINSVTIDGTKYNANKSKVNTTDFGRKVEISVDATGNGNFYEFWISDGSTWTPIAPGSAKPSVSWTPKEKGYHDIWVGIKESSASKEYIANFNTFYYIDNIVTKVNSVTIDGTKYNANKSKVNTTDFGRKVEISVDATGNGNFYEFWISDGSTWTPIEPGSAKPSVSWTPKEKGYHDIWVGIKESSASKEYIANFNTFYYIDNIVTKVNSVTIDGTKYNANKSKVNTTDFGRKVEISVDATGNGNFYEFWISDGSTWTPIAPGSAKPSVSWTPKEKGYHDIWVGIKESSASKEYIENFNTFYYIDNIVTKVNSVTIDGTKYNANKSKVNTTDFGRKVEISVDATGNGNFYEFWISDGSTWTPIAPGSARPSVSWTPKEKGYHDIWVGIKESSASKEYIANFNTFYYIDNIVTKINSVTIDGTKYSANKSKVNTNDFGRPVEISVDATGNGNFYEFWISDGSTWTLIAPGSAKPSVSWTPKEKGYHDIWVGIKESSASKEYIANFNTFYYIDNIYNVATKINSVTIDGTKYNANKSKVNTNDFGRPVEISVDATGNGNFYEFWISDGSTWTLIAPGSAKANASWTPKEKGYHDIWVGIKESGASKEYIANFNTFYYIDNIVTKVNSVTIDGTKYNANKSKVNTEHFGKAVEISVDATGNGNFYEFWISDGSTWTPITPGSTKPNASWTPKEKGYHDIWVGIKESSASKEYIANFNTFYYISQPSVITKRLIVLDPGHNYGGDDGAYSNIDGVRYSERDLNMEISLKVKANLEKLGFKVILTRQPEDRSKDSLSDSLKMRTKIANDAKTDFFLSLHHDSGAPAATGISTHYSSFRPTIDNEGVTPGVDPGGWKYDDLKIDTTPSAQAIVSRELANNLVNGLSSSFGYINRKAHDHGLYVTRQIDVPSVLLELGFITNKAEVERCSNDYEQEKKAKKIAEILYNYFNR, encoded by the coding sequence TTGAAAAAGAAGTGTTTATTAGTATACATGTTTTTGATTTGTTTTATTTCTTCAGCATTATTACCGGTTAAAGTTGTACAAGCATCACCGGATATATCTCATTTTGAAGATATGGATATATTATCAAAAAATGAGATAACCCTAAAGGACATGCAAGATTGGGCTAGAAAGGCAAATGCTACAGAAACATTTATAAACCTAGCACCAATGTATGTTAAATTAGCACCAATACATGGAAATGTAAATCCAGTAATAGCATATGCTCAAGCAGCTAAAGAGACAGCCTATGGAAGATTTACAGGAGTTTTGAATGAAGCATTTTTTAATCCTTGTGGAATAAAGATAGCACAAGGTGGAGACGATAAAGATCCACTAGCTCATTCAAAATTTAATTCTTGGGAAGAAGGCGTTAGTGCTCATCTTGATCACTTAGCTCTTTATGCAGGTGCAGCCTCTTATCCTAAAAAGCATACTTTTGATCCTAGACATTTTGAAATCATAAGAGGAAAGGCTACCTTAATTAAAGATTTAGGAGGAAAGTGGGCTCCGTCAGAAAGCTATGGTTTAGAAGTAGCAGCTTTAGTTAAAGAAATTTCTAAAGGTACCAAATCTTTAGAACCAAAAGTAATTAAGCCGGAAGTAGTTAAAGATATTAAGCCTGCAGTGCCAGAAGTAATTAAGCCGGAAGTGGCTAAAGATGTTAAGCCTGCAGTGCCAGAAGTAATTAAGCCGGAAGTAGTTAAAGATATTAAGCCTGCAGTGCCAGAAGCAATTAAGCCGGAAGCGGCTAAAGATATTAAGCCTGCAGTGCCAGAAGCAATTAAGCCTGCAGTAGCACAAGTGGTTACAAAAATAAACAGTGTAACTATAGATGGTACTAAATATAATGCTAACAAATCAAAAGTAAATACTACAGACTTCGGAAGAAAAGTAGAAATATCCGTAGATGCTACAGGAAACGGAAACTTCTATGAGTTTTGGATATCAGATGGAAGTACATGGACACCAATTGCACCAGGCTCTGCAAAGCCTAGTGTTTCATGGACACCAAAAGAAAAAGGTTATCATGATATTTGGGTAGGTATTAAAGAGAGTAGTGCATCAAAAGAATATATAGCAAACTTTAATACATTTTACTATATTGATAATATAGTTACAAAAGTAAACAGTGTAACTATAGATGGTACTAAATATAATGCTAACAAATCAAAAGTAAATACTACAGACTTCGGAAGAAAAGTAGAAATATCCGTAGATGCTACAGGAAACGGAAACTTCTATGAGTTTTGGATATCAGATGGAAGTACATGGACACCAATTGAACCAGGCTCTGCAAAGCCTAGTGTTTCATGGACACCAAAAGAAAAAGGTTATCATGATATTTGGGTAGGTATTAAAGAGAGTAGTGCATCAAAAGAATATATAGCAAACTTTAATACATTTTACTATATTGATAATATAGTTACAAAAGTAAACAGTGTAACTATAGATGGTACTAAATATAATGCTAACAAATCAAAAGTAAATACTACAGACTTCGGAAGAAAAGTAGAAATATCCGTAGATGCTACAGGAAACGGAAACTTCTATGAGTTTTGGATATCAGATGGAAGTACATGGACACCAATTGCACCAGGATCTGCAAAACCTAGTGTTTCATGGACACCAAAGGAAAAAGGTTATCATGATATTTGGGTAGGTATTAAAGAGAGTAGTGCATCAAAAGAATATATAGAAAACTTTAATACATTTTATTATATTGATAATATAGTTACAAAAGTAAACAGTGTAACTATAGATGGTACTAAATATAATGCTAACAAATCGAAAGTAAATACTACAGACTTCGGAAGAAAAGTAGAAATATCCGTAGATGCTACAGGAAACGGAAACTTCTATGAGTTTTGGATATCAGATGGAAGTACATGGACACCAATTGCACCAGGATCTGCAAGACCTAGTGTTTCATGGACACCAAAAGAAAAAGGTTATCATGATATTTGGGTAGGTATTAAAGAGAGTAGTGCATCAAAAGAATATATAGCAAACTTTAATACATTTTACTATATTGATAATATAGTTACAAAAATAAACAGTGTAACTATAGATGGTACTAAATATAGTGCTAACAAATCAAAGGTAAACACTAACGATTTTGGAAGACCAGTAGAAATATCTGTAGATGCTACAGGAAACGGAAACTTCTATGAGTTCTGGATATCAGATGGAAGTACATGGACACTAATTGCACCAGGATCTGCAAAGCCTAGTGTTTCATGGACACCAAAAGAAAAAGGGTATCATGATATTTGGGTAGGTATTAAAGAGAGTAGTGCATCAAAAGAATATATAGCAAACTTTAATACATTTTATTATATTGATAATATTTATAATGTAGCTACCAAAATAAACAGTGTAACTATAGATGGTACTAAATATAATGCTAACAAATCAAAGGTAAACACTAACGATTTTGGAAGACCAGTAGAAATATCTGTAGATGCTACAGGAAACGGAAACTTCTATGAGTTTTGGATATCAGATGGAAGTACATGGACACTAATTGCACCAGGATCTGCAAAAGCTAATGCTTCATGGACACCAAAAGAAAAAGGGTATCATGATATTTGGGTAGGTATTAAAGAGAGTGGTGCATCAAAAGAATATATAGCAAACTTTAATACATTTTATTATATTGATAATATAGTTACAAAAGTAAACAGTGTAACTATAGATGGTACTAAATATAATGCTAACAAATCAAAAGTAAACACTGAACATTTCGGAAAAGCAGTAGAAATATCCGTAGATGCTACAGGAAACGGAAACTTCTATGAGTTTTGGATATCAGATGGAAGTACATGGACACCAATTACACCAGGATCAACAAAACCTAATGCTTCATGGACACCAAAAGAAAAAGGTTATCATGATATTTGGGTAGGTATTAAAGAGAGTAGTGCATCAAAAGAATATATAGCAAACTTTAATACATTTTATTATATCTCACAGCCTAGTGTTATAACAAAGAGATTAATAGTATTAGATCCAGGTCATAATTATGGTGGAGATGATGGAGCTTACTCTAACATAGATGGAGTACGTTATTCAGAAAGAGACCTAAATATGGAGATATCCTTAAAGGTTAAAGCTAATCTTGAAAAGTTAGGATTTAAGGTTATTCTTACAAGGCAGCCAGAAGATAGAAGTAAAGATTCTCTTAGTGACAGCCTTAAGATGAGGACTAAGATTGCAAATGATGCAAAGACAGATTTTTTCTTAAGTCTTCATCATGACAGTGGAGCTCCAGCTGCAACTGGAATAAGCACACATTACAGTAGCTTTAGACCAACTATAGACAACGAAGGCGTAACTCCAGGAGTAGATCCAGGTGGATGGAAATATGATGATTTAAAAATAGACACTACACCTTCTGCCCAAGCTATAGTAAGCAGAGAACTTGCAAATAACTTAGTAAATGGATTGTCGTCATCATTTGGTTATATTAATAGAAAAGCACATGACCATGGTCTTTATGTTACAAGACAAATAGATGTACCATCAGTACTTCTTGAACTAGGTTTTATAACTAATAAAGCAGAAGTTGAAAGATGTTCTAATGATTACGAACAAGAAAAGAAAGCTAAAAAGATAGCAGAAATATTATATAATTATTTTAATAGATAG